In the Variovorax sp. S12S4 genome, one interval contains:
- a CDS encoding DUF494 family protein produces the protein MFEVLVFVYENYWRGDACPEPGQLGRKLSAHGFEAEEIRDALHWLDGLSLATQGMQLERSADDDAIATVTLRGAPEAALPQSSNAMRVYSQAEQEHLGADCLGFIRFLESSNVLSCGLREIVIERAMAAPGDPVALDELKIIVLMVHWSTGIEPDALVLDELCESREGRIAH, from the coding sequence ATGTTCGAAGTGCTTGTTTTTGTCTACGAAAACTATTGGCGCGGCGATGCCTGCCCCGAACCCGGACAACTGGGCCGCAAGCTCAGTGCCCACGGCTTCGAGGCAGAAGAGATCCGCGATGCGCTGCACTGGCTTGACGGCCTGAGCCTTGCAACCCAAGGCATGCAACTCGAGCGAAGCGCCGATGACGACGCCATTGCCACCGTCACGCTGCGGGGCGCCCCCGAAGCCGCGCTGCCCCAGTCGAGCAATGCCATGCGGGTGTATTCCCAGGCCGAACAGGAGCACCTGGGCGCCGACTGCCTTGGCTTCATCCGCTTTCTCGAGTCGTCGAACGTGCTGTCTTGCGGTTTGCGCGAAATCGTCATCGAACGCGCCATGGCCGCACCGGGCGACCCGGTTGCGCTCGACGAACTCAAGATCATCGTGCTGATGGTGCACTGGAGCACCGGCATCGAGCCCGACGCGCTGGTGCTCGACGAACTCTGCGAAAGCCGCGAGGGCCGCATCGCGCACTAG
- the secF gene encoding protein translocase subunit SecF gives MEFFRIHKTIPFMRHALVLNIISFATFALAVFFLLHRGLHLSVEFTGGTVMEVAYQQSADIGKVREAVSKLGYPDVQVQSYGTSRDVQIRLPAQKGMSSDQQSAQVMQALKSVDPSATQRGLEVVGPQVGDELTTNGLKALGMVVIGIMIYLAVRFEWKFAVATVLANLHDVVIILGFFAFFQWEFSLAVLAAVLAVLGYSVNESVVIFDRVRENFRRYRKMSTVGIIDNAITSTISRTIITHGSTQLVVLSMFFFGGPTLHYFALALTIGICFGIYSSCFVAAAIAMWLGIKREDLIKGTPVKRDGDSEDDPNAGAVV, from the coding sequence ATGGAATTCTTCCGCATCCACAAGACCATCCCGTTCATGCGCCATGCACTGGTGCTGAACATCATTTCCTTTGCCACCTTCGCGCTGGCGGTGTTCTTCCTGCTGCATCGCGGGCTGCACCTGTCGGTGGAGTTCACGGGCGGCACCGTGATGGAGGTGGCCTACCAGCAGTCCGCCGACATCGGCAAGGTGCGCGAGGCCGTCAGCAAGCTCGGCTATCCGGACGTGCAAGTGCAGAGCTACGGCACGTCGCGCGACGTGCAGATCCGCCTGCCGGCGCAAAAGGGCATGAGCTCCGACCAGCAAAGCGCGCAGGTCATGCAGGCGCTCAAGTCGGTCGACCCCTCGGCCACGCAGCGCGGCTTGGAAGTCGTCGGGCCGCAGGTGGGCGACGAGCTCACCACCAACGGGCTGAAAGCGCTCGGCATGGTGGTGATCGGCATCATGATCTACTTGGCGGTGCGCTTCGAATGGAAGTTCGCGGTGGCCACCGTGCTGGCCAACCTGCACGACGTGGTCATCATCCTGGGATTTTTCGCTTTCTTCCAGTGGGAGTTCTCGCTTGCGGTGCTGGCGGCGGTGCTCGCGGTGCTGGGGTATTCGGTGAACGAGTCGGTCGTAATCTTCGACCGGGTGCGCGAGAATTTCCGCCGCTACCGCAAGATGAGCACGGTGGGGATCATCGACAACGCGATCACCTCGACCATCAGCCGGACCATCATCACGCACGGCTCGACGCAGCTGGTGGTGCTCTCGATGTTCTTCTTCGGCGGCCCGACGCTGCACTACTTTGCCCTGGCACTGACCATCGGCATCTGCTTCGGCATCTACTCATCGTGCTTCGTGGCGGCGGCCATCGCCATGTGGCTCGGCATCAAGCGCGAAGACCTGATCAAGGGCACCCCGGTCAAGCGCGACGGCGATTCCGAGGACGACCCGAACGCCGGCGCCGTGGTCTGA
- the yajC gene encoding preprotein translocase subunit YajC: protein MFISSAFAQTAPAASGGGDMLSSLGSMLPLVLMFVVLYFVMIRPQMKRQKEARAMIEALAKGDEVATAGGVLGKITSLGDQYLGLEIANGVEIKIQRSAVVQVLPKGAVK from the coding sequence TTGTTCATTTCCTCTGCTTTCGCCCAAACCGCGCCCGCTGCTTCCGGCGGTGGCGACATGTTGTCCTCGCTCGGGAGCATGCTGCCCCTGGTGCTGATGTTCGTGGTGCTGTATTTCGTGATGATCCGCCCGCAAATGAAGCGCCAGAAAGAAGCCCGCGCCATGATCGAGGCGCTCGCCAAGGGTGACGAGGTGGCCACGGCCGGCGGCGTGCTCGGCAAGATCACTTCGCTCGGCGACCAGTACCTCGGCCTCGAGATCGCCAATGGCGTGGAGATCAAGATCCAGCGCAGCGCTGTGGTCCAGGTCTTGCCCAAGGGCGCCGTCAAGTAA
- the dprA gene encoding DNA-processing protein DprA, giving the protein MERAELAGWLRLSLTPGIGDGAARKLLAAFGLPESIFAQPAAALRQVVSQAQADALQQPPNGLQAQIDLTWQWLQSGPDDGTARRIVTLGDAGYPASLLEMVDPPLMLYVLGAADFDLTQLTNSIAVVGSRNPTPQGAANARAFARALGDAGLPVISGLALGVDGAAHQGALDAAGDAPRLATVAIVGTGLDRVYPARHRDLAHRITQHGLIVSELPLGTPPLTQNFPKRNRLIAGLARGTLVVEAALQSGSLITARLTSEQGKEVFAIPGSIHSPQSRGCHALIRQGAKLVESVNDIIEELPDLRAASANAGLFGDAGASSSAAENPLLEALGFDPVNLDALSARTGWSAAELQAKMLELELDGHVARLPGGLFQRTAAA; this is encoded by the coding sequence TTGGAACGCGCAGAACTCGCAGGCTGGTTGCGGCTTTCACTGACGCCGGGCATCGGCGACGGCGCCGCACGCAAGCTTCTTGCGGCCTTCGGGCTGCCCGAGAGCATTTTTGCGCAGCCCGCCGCGGCGCTCCGGCAGGTGGTGTCCCAGGCGCAGGCCGACGCCTTGCAGCAGCCGCCCAACGGCCTTCAGGCGCAAATCGACTTGACCTGGCAGTGGCTGCAATCCGGCCCGGATGACGGCACCGCCCGCCGTATCGTGACGCTGGGCGATGCGGGCTATCCGGCGTCGCTGCTCGAAATGGTCGACCCGCCGCTGATGCTCTATGTGCTGGGCGCAGCGGACTTCGACCTGACACAGCTCACCAACAGCATTGCGGTAGTGGGCAGCCGTAACCCCACGCCGCAGGGTGCCGCGAATGCGCGCGCCTTTGCACGGGCGCTGGGCGACGCGGGCTTGCCGGTGATTTCGGGGCTGGCGCTCGGCGTGGACGGCGCCGCGCACCAGGGCGCGCTTGACGCGGCCGGCGATGCGCCCCGGCTCGCGACCGTGGCCATCGTGGGGACCGGCCTCGACCGCGTCTACCCGGCCCGGCACCGCGACCTGGCGCACCGCATCACGCAGCACGGACTGATCGTGAGCGAGCTGCCGCTCGGCACGCCTCCGCTCACGCAGAACTTTCCGAAGCGCAACCGCCTCATTGCCGGCCTGGCACGCGGCACGCTGGTGGTGGAGGCCGCGCTCCAGTCGGGTTCGCTGATCACGGCTCGCCTGACCTCGGAACAGGGCAAGGAAGTGTTCGCCATTCCGGGCTCGATCCATTCGCCGCAATCGCGGGGCTGCCACGCGCTGATCCGCCAGGGTGCAAAGCTGGTCGAGTCCGTCAACGACATCATCGAAGAACTGCCCGACCTGCGCGCAGCCAGCGCGAATGCGGGTCTTTTCGGCGATGCGGGCGCCTCCTCTTCAGCCGCTGAAAATCCGCTGCTCGAGGCCTTGGGCTTCGATCCGGTGAACCTCGACGCCCTCAGCGCACGCACCGGCTGGAGCGCCGCCGAGCTGCAGGCCAAGATGCTCGAGCTCGAACTCGACGGCCATGTGGCGCGCCTGCCCGGCGGGCTGTTCCAGAGAACGGCGGCGGCTTAG
- the secD gene encoding protein translocase subunit SecD, translating into MNRYPVWKYAIIVIVLLVGLIYSLPNFFGEAPAVQVSAAKSTVKVDAATQGRVEEALKTAGLTPDLLTLEGGSLRARFATPDEQLKARDVLQRTLVPDASDPPYVVALNLVSRSPAWLTSLHAFPMYLGLDLRGGVDFLLQVDMKGAIDKKAESFAGDLRTTFRDKGIRGTSVNRNGQTIEVSFRDAAALQTAKQLIQDQFPDLATTEAQDGANWRLTATIKPEAARRLQDAALKQNITTLHNRINELGVAEPVIQQQGLDRIVVQLPGVQDTAKAKDILGRTATLEMRLVDESAEGRAAELSGGPVPFGSEKFFERNGRPVIVKKQVLVTGESLTDAQPGFDQQSNQPKVDLTMDAKGGRIMRDVSRENYKKRMAMLIFEKGKGEVLTAPSINGELGNRFQISGSMTVAEAADLALLLRAGSLAAPMEIIQERTIGPSLGADNIEKGFKSVMYGFLAIMVFMCAYYALFGLFSSIALAVNLMLLVAILSMLQATLTLPGIAAMALAIGVAIDSNVLINERVREELRNGASAQAAIHAGYDRAWGTILDSNVTTLIAGIALLAFGSGPVRGFAVVHCIGIVTSMFSAVFFSRGLVNFWYGNKKKLKSVSIGTVWRPKTDGTAVADGK; encoded by the coding sequence ATGAACCGTTATCCGGTCTGGAAGTACGCGATCATCGTGATCGTGCTGCTTGTGGGGTTGATCTATTCCCTGCCCAATTTCTTCGGCGAGGCGCCTGCCGTGCAGGTGTCCGCGGCCAAGTCGACCGTCAAGGTCGACGCCGCTACCCAGGGCCGGGTCGAGGAGGCGCTGAAAACAGCCGGGCTCACGCCCGACCTGCTCACGCTCGAAGGCGGCTCGCTGCGCGCGCGCTTCGCCACGCCCGACGAGCAGCTGAAGGCGCGCGACGTTCTGCAGCGCACGCTGGTGCCCGATGCGTCCGACCCGCCCTACGTGGTGGCGCTGAACCTGGTTTCGCGTTCCCCGGCGTGGCTCACGTCGCTGCACGCGTTCCCGATGTATCTGGGCCTCGACTTGCGCGGCGGCGTCGACTTCTTGCTGCAGGTCGACATGAAGGGCGCCATCGACAAGAAGGCCGAGTCGTTCGCGGGTGACCTGCGCACCACCTTCCGCGACAAGGGCATTCGCGGCACCTCGGTGAACCGCAACGGCCAGACCATCGAGGTCTCGTTCCGCGACGCGGCGGCGCTGCAAACGGCCAAGCAGCTCATCCAGGACCAGTTCCCCGATCTCGCGACCACCGAAGCGCAAGACGGCGCGAACTGGCGCCTCACCGCCACCATCAAGCCCGAGGCCGCGCGCCGGCTCCAGGACGCGGCGCTCAAGCAGAACATCACCACGCTGCACAACCGGATCAACGAACTCGGCGTGGCCGAGCCGGTGATCCAGCAGCAGGGCCTGGACCGCATCGTGGTGCAGTTGCCCGGCGTGCAGGACACGGCCAAGGCCAAGGACATCCTGGGCCGCACCGCTACGCTCGAAATGCGCCTGGTCGACGAAAGCGCCGAGGGCCGCGCGGCCGAGCTGAGCGGCGGACCGGTGCCCTTCGGCTCCGAGAAATTCTTCGAGCGCAACGGCCGCCCGGTGATCGTGAAGAAGCAGGTGCTCGTCACCGGCGAAAGCCTCACCGACGCGCAGCCCGGCTTCGACCAGCAGAGCAACCAGCCGAAGGTCGACCTGACCATGGACGCCAAGGGCGGCCGGATCATGCGCGACGTGAGCCGCGAGAACTACAAGAAGCGCATGGCCATGCTGATCTTCGAAAAGGGCAAGGGCGAAGTGCTCACGGCCCCTTCGATCAACGGCGAGCTCGGCAACCGCTTCCAGATTTCGGGCTCGATGACGGTGGCCGAAGCGGCCGACCTCGCGCTGCTGCTGCGCGCCGGCTCGTTGGCCGCGCCGATGGAAATCATCCAGGAACGGACCATCGGCCCAAGCCTGGGCGCCGACAACATCGAAAAGGGCTTCAAGAGCGTGATGTATGGCTTCCTGGCCATCATGGTGTTCATGTGCGCCTACTATGCGCTGTTCGGCCTGTTCTCGTCGATTGCGCTGGCCGTCAACCTGATGCTGCTGGTGGCCATTCTCTCGATGCTGCAAGCCACGCTCACGCTGCCCGGCATTGCGGCCATGGCGCTGGCCATCGGTGTGGCGATCGACTCCAACGTGCTGATCAACGAGCGCGTGCGCGAAGAGCTGCGCAACGGCGCCTCGGCGCAGGCCGCCATTCATGCCGGCTACGACCGCGCCTGGGGCACGATTCTGGACTCCAACGTGACCACGCTGATCGCCGGCATTGCGTTGCTGGCCTTCGGCTCGGGCCCTGTCCGCGGCTTTGCGGTGGTGCACTGCATCGGCATCGTCACCTCGATGTTCTCCGCCGTGTTCTTCTCGCGCGGTCTCGTGAACTTCTGGTACGGCAACAAGAAAAAGCTCAAGTCGGTGTCGATCGGCACCGTGTGGCGGCCCAAGACCGACGGCACCGCCGTGGCTGACGGCAAGTAA
- a CDS encoding DUF1631 domain-containing protein, protein MSIARSASSLQLARETRERFVLATGSVIVPLAQAIRDRLTRQASEVGSARAMQESRDDFVAFQGQATQWVSLAQTSWRKSVNTPGAAAGASSTGGLRLELIGDDVMESNILSSRLAQAIQEKASFELSDLRLRIQHLEGTTELDAHDVLRPEALSKLLVDQWLAAGLSRALWARVQDTVQQLLVGAVVKAYEDANAFLVSKGVMEEIDLKNFVRRTGGSSGPATVPGSPYAGGGASQAPGAASRHGSSEAPPQARGFAPSVPLATTGGSPLLLARQRAQTALLSLKRFVAARIGAADMQSTMSSSPQSVAGTDGSAPAGGAGGGGGTSRAVSNTFAAVIADAEAAYRMAATQYMQNSPGDQATMLQQASVDLRRRSAEIKKRAPTTADKATVEIVALMFQAILAEERIPFSARVWFARLQMPVLRVAIAEPEFFGTLQHPARMLIDRMGSCVMGFDAAAISGSALEGEIRRVVQVIEQYPETGQRVFKLVFDEFVAFLGRYLTQSDTTQRVMSVAQQVEQKETMAIQYTIELRKMLNDMPVRDEIREFLFKVWAEVLAIAALRYGAQGEQTVMLKRVASELVWAASAKPNRADRARVIQDLPQLLQRLRLGMNLLGIIDEPQEAHIKTIGATLSDAFLSKTEAIPAAKIEAMAERLAHLEDFVSDEGGASNLPLDANSIELLLGVDAASIEVVPDTSGAVVAEDMLEWAHELQVGNWFMLDHNDRVSQVQFVWRSDRKQLHLFASADGRSFLIQVGRLANYLQAGLLVPAEEETLTVRATREALAKLDANPERLLN, encoded by the coding sequence ATGAGTATTGCGCGGTCCGCCTCTTCCTTGCAGCTCGCACGCGAGACGCGTGAGCGTTTCGTGCTGGCGACCGGGAGCGTCATCGTTCCCCTGGCGCAGGCCATCCGGGACCGCCTGACCAGGCAGGCTTCGGAAGTCGGCAGCGCGCGCGCCATGCAGGAAAGCCGTGACGATTTCGTGGCATTCCAGGGGCAGGCCACGCAATGGGTTTCGCTGGCCCAGACCAGCTGGCGCAAGTCGGTGAACACGCCGGGTGCGGCGGCCGGCGCATCGTCCACAGGCGGGCTGCGGCTCGAACTGATCGGCGACGACGTGATGGAAAGCAACATCCTGTCGTCCCGCCTCGCGCAGGCGATCCAGGAAAAAGCGAGCTTCGAACTCAGCGACCTGCGGCTGCGCATCCAGCACCTCGAAGGCACCACCGAGCTGGACGCCCATGACGTGCTCAGGCCCGAAGCGCTGTCCAAGCTGCTGGTGGACCAGTGGCTGGCGGCCGGCTTGAGCCGCGCGCTCTGGGCCCGCGTGCAGGACACCGTGCAGCAGCTCCTGGTCGGCGCGGTCGTCAAGGCCTACGAAGACGCCAACGCGTTCCTGGTCTCCAAGGGCGTGATGGAGGAGATCGATCTCAAGAATTTCGTGCGCCGAACCGGCGGCTCCAGCGGACCGGCGACGGTGCCCGGGTCGCCATATGCCGGCGGCGGTGCCAGCCAGGCTCCGGGTGCCGCCTCGCGCCATGGCTCGTCGGAAGCGCCGCCGCAAGCGCGGGGCTTTGCGCCGTCGGTGCCGCTCGCAACGACCGGCGGCTCGCCGCTGCTGCTTGCCCGCCAGCGCGCGCAAACGGCGTTGCTCAGCCTCAAGCGCTTTGTCGCCGCCCGCATCGGTGCGGCAGACATGCAGTCCACCATGTCTTCGTCGCCGCAGTCGGTCGCCGGAACGGACGGCAGCGCGCCCGCGGGCGGCGCCGGCGGGGGTGGCGGCACTTCGCGGGCCGTTTCCAACACCTTTGCAGCCGTGATCGCCGATGCCGAAGCCGCCTACAGGATGGCCGCCACGCAGTACATGCAGAACAGCCCCGGCGACCAGGCCACCATGCTCCAGCAGGCGTCGGTCGATCTGCGTCGGCGCAGCGCCGAGATCAAGAAGCGCGCGCCCACTACGGCCGACAAGGCCACCGTCGAGATCGTGGCGCTCATGTTCCAGGCCATCCTCGCGGAGGAGCGCATTCCTTTCTCGGCCCGCGTGTGGTTTGCGCGGCTGCAGATGCCCGTGCTGCGCGTGGCCATTGCCGAGCCCGAGTTCTTCGGCACCCTGCAGCATCCGGCGCGCATGCTGATCGACCGCATGGGCTCTTGCGTGATGGGCTTCGATGCCGCGGCCATTTCGGGCAGTGCGCTCGAAGGCGAAATTCGCCGCGTGGTGCAGGTGATCGAGCAATACCCCGAGACCGGGCAGCGCGTTTTCAAGCTGGTGTTCGACGAGTTCGTCGCGTTCCTCGGGCGCTATCTCACGCAAAGCGACACCACCCAGCGTGTCATGAGCGTGGCGCAGCAGGTCGAGCAGAAGGAAACGATGGCGATCCAGTACACCATCGAGCTGCGCAAGATGCTCAACGACATGCCGGTGCGCGACGAGATCCGCGAGTTTCTCTTCAAGGTCTGGGCCGAGGTGCTGGCCATTGCCGCACTGCGCTACGGCGCCCAGGGCGAGCAGACGGTCATGCTCAAGCGCGTCGCCTCCGAACTGGTGTGGGCCGCGAGCGCCAAGCCCAACCGCGCCGACCGCGCCCGCGTGATCCAGGACCTGCCGCAGCTGCTTCAGCGACTGCGCCTGGGCATGAACCTGCTGGGCATCATCGACGAGCCCCAGGAAGCCCACATCAAGACCATCGGCGCGACCTTGTCCGATGCCTTCCTGTCGAAGACCGAGGCCATTCCCGCCGCCAAGATCGAGGCCATGGCCGAGCGCCTGGCGCACCTGGAAGACTTTGTGAGCGACGAAGGCGGCGCCTCCAACCTGCCGCTCGACGCGAACAGCATCGAGCTGCTGCTCGGCGTGGATGCGGCCTCGATCGAGGTGGTGCCCGATACCTCCGGCGCCGTTGTGGCCGAAGACATGCTGGAGTGGGCACACGAACTCCAGGTGGGCAACTGGTTCATGCTCGACCACAACGACCGCGTGAGCCAGGTTCAATTCGTCTGGCGCAGCGACCGCAAGCAGCTGCACCTGTTCGCTTCGGCCGACGGCCGCAGCTTTCTCATCCAGGTCGGCCGGCTGGCCAACTACCTGCAAGCCGGCCTGTTGGTACCGGCCGAGGAAGAAACACTCACGGTGCGCGCCACGCGCGAGGCGCTCGCCAAGCTCGACGCCAACCCGGAGCGCCTGCTGAACTAG